In the genome of Methanobrevibacter sp., one region contains:
- a CDS encoding metal-dependent hydrolase, whose translation MSSYKGHSIFALILSLMFFHSPLLIALTLIGANIPDFDHKFKKDNVYKLIILGLIVFISLYILKLPYYIGLMIVFLGVTFYFSEHRSFTHSIFGVLTLTSAVSLILIWGLELIASISLLSDYYLLMAILIALLSFLFLNKRMLLIFLPVFFISLFIFKTGSISYIEIVMSLFLGVFSHIVLDSFTPSGIKIFAPLSSKKVYKNFGRCSIFALIVLAILYHAPFLFNLFEQYVSGSLLIVGI comes from the coding sequence ATGTCGTCTTATAAAGGGCATTCCATATTTGCATTAATTCTTTCATTGATGTTTTTTCATAGTCCTCTGTTAATTGCTTTAACTCTGATTGGTGCAAATATTCCAGACTTTGACCATAAGTTCAAAAAGGATAATGTCTATAAGTTGATCATTTTAGGATTGATAGTGTTTATTTCACTTTATATCCTTAAATTACCTTATTATATCGGGCTTATGATAGTGTTTTTGGGTGTCACTTTTTATTTTTCAGAGCATAGGAGTTTTACGCATTCGATTTTCGGTGTTTTGACATTGACCTCAGCCGTCTCGTTAATCCTGATTTGGGGCTTGGAGTTAATTGCAAGCATATCTCTTTTATCTGATTATTATCTGTTGATGGCAATTTTGATAGCTCTTTTAAGCTTTTTATTTTTGAATAAACGTATGCTGTTAATATTTTTACCAGTATTTTTCATCAGCCTGTTCATATTTAAAACCGGCAGCATCTCTTATATTGAAATTGTCATGAGCTTATTTTTAGGAGTATTTTCTCACATAGTTCTTGATTCCTTCACGCCTTCAGGAATTAAAATATTTGCTCCTCTGTCTTCAAAGAAAGTCTATAAGAATTTTGGCAGATGTTCTATATTTGCCTTAATCGTTTTGGCTATCCTGTATCATGCCCCATTCCTATTCAATCTCTTTGAACAATATGTGTCTGGTTCACTATTAATCGTTGGCATTTAA
- a CDS encoding glycosyltransferase family A protein, with translation MVEISVILPVYNSEDYLEGCLDSLLNQTFKDMEILCIDDGSSDGSPDILKEYEKADNRITVISQENMGVAKTRNKALELINGNYVYFMDSDDFLDRNAFKKLHDNITSNNSDFCIMKAIFVNGDEEYKFPAFDLDKEFEKVNFNRFTFTYKDIKSHVLNDLFAPWLKLYSAGFLKGSEEFTFPEMKSYSDAPFHVKTMLKASRISFVPEYLYYYRENDDSLVHSSSNTINFFKLSDIIENYLRENNFFDEFKDEFDAFRVVKLVYYMGFADSDVYYLKAKDELSNINAASLSIADKDLDKMNIVLDSDNLKECKLALELYDCKRRVKSMQESRSWKVTKPLRKFTSSLK, from the coding sequence ATGGTTGAAATTTCAGTTATACTTCCCGTTTACAATAGCGAAGATTACTTGGAGGGGTGTTTGGACAGTCTTTTGAATCAGACGTTCAAGGACATGGAAATTTTATGCATTGATGATGGCTCTAGTGATGGGTCCCCAGATATATTGAAGGAATATGAAAAAGCAGACAATCGCATAACTGTAATTAGCCAAGAGAACATGGGCGTTGCAAAAACCAGAAACAAGGCCTTGGAATTAATCAATGGCAATTATGTCTATTTCATGGATTCCGATGATTTCCTGGATAGGAATGCATTTAAAAAATTGCATGACAATATCACCTCAAACAATTCTGATTTTTGCATCATGAAAGCGATTTTCGTAAATGGTGATGAGGAGTATAAATTCCCCGCTTTTGACTTGGATAAGGAGTTTGAAAAGGTCAATTTCAATAGGTTCACATTCACTTATAAGGATATCAAAAGCCATGTTCTAAATGACTTGTTTGCGCCTTGGCTTAAGTTGTACAGTGCCGGATTTTTAAAGGGCAGCGAAGAATTTACTTTCCCTGAGATGAAATCGTATTCTGATGCTCCTTTCCATGTGAAGACAATGCTGAAAGCCTCCAGGATATCATTTGTCCCTGAATATCTCTATTATTATCGTGAAAATGATGATTCTTTGGTTCATTCGTCTTCGAATACTATTAATTTTTTCAAGCTTTCCGACATTATCGAAAATTATTTGAGGGAAAATAACTTTTTTGATGAGTTTAAAGATGAATTTGATGCATTCAGGGTGGTTAAGCTGGTTTATTATATGGGATTTGCGGATTCTGATGTGTATTACCTGAAAGCTAAGGACGAACTATCAAATATCAATGCGGCATCTTTATCAATTGCAGATAAAGACCTCGACAAAATGAATATAGTTCTCGATTCAGACAACTTAAAGGAATGTAAGTTGGCTTTAGAGTTGTATGATTGCAAAAGAAGGGTCAAATCAATGCAGGAATCCAGAAGCTGGAAAGTGACCAAACCATTAAGGAAATTTACATCATCATTAAAATAA